A region of Paractinoplanes abujensis DNA encodes the following proteins:
- a CDS encoding SDR family NAD(P)-dependent oxidoreductase codes for MSAYLESIFGLAGRTAMVTGGSSGIGRAMAIALGRAGARVLLVARRPEPMAAVIGELGGFGAEGHAIEADLAERAAVTVLIAQTLDRYGAPDILVNSAAVNRRPPLNDLTEDDWDVTMAANLTAPFLLGQAFGPRMAERGWGRIINVASQQAFRAYGNSGAYGASKAGLVGLTRSQAEAWSARGVCCNAIAPGVVHTPLTEPVFADPAVVAKHAARAMIGRNGVPEDFGACAVFLASDAAVAVTGQTLFVDGGYSAS; via the coding sequence ATGTCGGCGTACCTGGAAAGCATTTTCGGTCTGGCCGGCCGCACGGCGATGGTGACCGGCGGCAGCTCGGGCATCGGCCGGGCGATGGCGATCGCGCTGGGCCGGGCCGGCGCTCGCGTGCTGCTGGTGGCGCGTCGTCCCGAGCCGATGGCCGCGGTGATCGGCGAACTGGGCGGCTTCGGCGCCGAGGGGCACGCGATCGAGGCGGATCTCGCCGAGCGTGCAGCCGTCACCGTCCTCATCGCACAAACCCTGGACCGGTACGGCGCTCCGGACATCCTGGTCAATTCGGCCGCGGTCAACCGGCGTCCGCCGCTGAACGACCTCACCGAGGACGACTGGGACGTCACCATGGCGGCCAATCTCACAGCCCCCTTCCTGCTCGGGCAGGCTTTCGGGCCGCGGATGGCCGAGCGCGGCTGGGGCCGGATCATCAACGTGGCGTCGCAACAGGCCTTCCGGGCCTACGGGAACAGCGGGGCCTACGGCGCGTCCAAGGCCGGTCTGGTCGGTTTGACCAGGTCGCAGGCCGAGGCGTGGTCGGCCCGCGGCGTCTGTTGCAACGCGATCGCGCCCGGAGTGGTGCATACGCCCCTGACCGAGCCGGTCTTCGCGGATCCGGCGGTCGTCGCGAAACACGCGGCCCGCGCCATGATCGGCAGAAACGGCGTACCTGAAGATTTCGGGGCGTGTGCGGTCTTTCTGGCCAGCGATGCCGCCGTCGCCGTGACGGGCCAGACACTCTTCGTCGACGGTGGTTACTCCGCCAGTTGA
- a CDS encoding inositol monophosphatase family protein produces MLDQVGELIREVAATIVLPRFRHLSSDEIAQKAPGDLVTIADKESEQALTRGLTALLPGSVVVGEESVAADPRVLDRLGSTGPVWIVDPVDGTNNFAAGKTPFAVMVALLRDGEPAASWILDVVGDNLTVAEAGAGAYRDGVRVKVRTDDPGAGALRGVVATHYLPEHLRKVAAAHTGAFGEVTNGHHCAGYEHPAVALDEQQFALFWRILPWDHVPGSLIVREAGGTVLHLDGSPYRPTDSERGLLVAANEDIWRTVRDTLFPDTSIL; encoded by the coding sequence GTGCTTGATCAGGTCGGCGAGCTCATCCGGGAGGTCGCGGCCACGATCGTGCTGCCGCGCTTCCGTCACCTGTCCAGCGACGAGATCGCCCAGAAGGCGCCCGGTGACCTGGTCACCATCGCCGACAAGGAGTCCGAGCAGGCGCTCACCCGCGGCCTGACCGCCCTGCTGCCCGGATCGGTCGTGGTCGGCGAGGAATCCGTGGCGGCCGACCCGCGCGTGCTCGACCGGCTCGGCTCCACGGGCCCGGTCTGGATCGTCGACCCGGTCGACGGCACCAACAACTTCGCCGCCGGCAAGACCCCGTTCGCGGTGATGGTGGCCCTGCTGCGCGACGGTGAGCCGGCCGCCTCGTGGATCCTCGACGTGGTCGGCGACAACCTCACGGTGGCCGAGGCCGGCGCGGGGGCCTACCGTGACGGCGTACGGGTCAAGGTCCGCACCGACGACCCCGGAGCGGGGGCGCTGCGGGGCGTCGTCGCCACCCACTACCTGCCGGAACACTTGCGGAAGGTGGCGGCCGCGCACACTGGCGCGTTCGGCGAGGTGACCAACGGCCACCACTGCGCGGGCTACGAACATCCCGCGGTCGCGCTCGACGAGCAGCAGTTCGCGCTGTTCTGGCGGATCCTGCCGTGGGATCACGTGCCGGGTTCGCTGATCGTGCGCGAGGCGGGCGGCACGGTGCTGCATCTGGACGGCTCGCCCTACCGCCCGACCGACAGCGAGCGCGGCTTGCTGGTCGCGGCGAACGAGGACATCTGGCGGACGGTCCGCGACACGCTCTTCCCCGACACCTCGATCCTGTAG
- a CDS encoding response regulator, whose protein sequence is MTAPIRADGTPIEVLLVEDDPGDVLMTQEAFEEHKVRNRLNVVSDGAEALAYLRREGDYAGAVRPDLILLDLNLPKRDGREVLEEIKKDDELGRIPVVVLTTSAADEDILRSYQLHANAYVTKPVDFERFITVIRQIDEFFVSVVKLPPRA, encoded by the coding sequence ATGACGGCTCCCATTCGGGCCGACGGCACCCCGATCGAGGTGTTGCTGGTCGAGGACGATCCGGGCGACGTGCTGATGACCCAGGAGGCGTTCGAGGAGCACAAGGTCCGCAACCGGCTCAACGTCGTCTCCGACGGGGCCGAGGCGTTGGCCTACCTGCGGCGCGAGGGCGATTACGCCGGCGCCGTGCGCCCCGACCTGATCCTGCTCGACCTCAACCTGCCCAAGCGGGACGGCCGCGAGGTGCTGGAAGAGATCAAGAAAGACGACGAGCTGGGCCGCATCCCGGTTGTCGTGCTCACCACCTCGGCCGCCGACGAGGACATCCTGCGCAGCTACCAGCTGCACGCGAATGCGTACGTGACCAAGCCGGTCGACTTCGAGCGGTTCATCACGGTCATCCGCCAGATCGACGAGTTCTTCGTCAGCGTCGTGAAGTTGCCGCCACGTGCTTGA
- a CDS encoding sensor histidine kinase, whose product MSLFDMRTWTLRRRIIALCITVGVLLGALGVFAAITAAGHNRQLDDVLNRASPMRAAGESLNTAYVDQETGIRGFAITGDEANLRPYTQGIADENRLVGRIDALLNPEDTQIREALQLVQQRADDWHREVSDPVIALIRAEGTQAGQNRLKGTSTERFDALRAAIGAMQDDIQVMRTKSADAAKKSSQTMVAIQIAAAAIIILAGSALLLLLDRMVSRPVTELAGQVREVADGDYDRPISSAGSPELADLAVDVDGMRRKIAAELAEVREARAQIEWVNDQLKVQAEELTRSNRDLEQFAYVASHDLQEPLRKVASFCQLLQRRYAGQLDERADQYIAFAVDGAQRMQRLINDLLAFSRIGRLTAGFTDVPLDRVLTEVKSQLEVRAGDDAEISWSELPVVEGEEPLLTTLFVNLIGNSLKFRRPEVPPVIRISAERDGDEWRINVRDNGIGIEREFADKVFVIFQRLHARDAYEGTGIGLAIVKKIVEYHGGRIWLDLDAETGTSIWFTLPVVPGFSADEESPVSQETRKEVTA is encoded by the coding sequence ATGAGCCTTTTCGACATGCGCACCTGGACGCTGCGGCGGCGCATCATCGCTCTCTGCATCACGGTCGGGGTGCTGCTCGGGGCGCTGGGTGTGTTCGCCGCGATCACCGCCGCGGGCCACAACCGTCAGCTCGACGACGTGCTCAACCGGGCCAGCCCGATGCGGGCGGCGGGGGAGTCGCTCAACACGGCGTACGTCGACCAGGAGACCGGCATCCGCGGTTTCGCGATCACCGGTGACGAGGCCAACCTCAGGCCGTACACGCAGGGCATCGCCGACGAGAATCGACTGGTCGGGCGGATCGACGCGCTGCTGAATCCGGAGGACACGCAGATCCGCGAGGCTCTGCAGCTCGTGCAGCAAAGGGCCGACGACTGGCACCGCGAGGTGTCCGACCCGGTCATCGCCCTCATCCGGGCCGAGGGCACCCAGGCCGGGCAAAACCGCCTCAAGGGCACCTCGACCGAACGGTTCGACGCCCTGCGGGCCGCCATCGGCGCCATGCAGGACGACATCCAGGTGATGCGGACGAAGTCAGCCGACGCCGCCAAGAAGAGCAGCCAGACCATGGTGGCGATCCAGATCGCCGCGGCCGCGATCATCATCCTGGCCGGGTCGGCGCTGCTCCTGCTGCTCGACCGGATGGTCAGCCGCCCGGTCACCGAGCTCGCCGGGCAGGTGCGCGAGGTGGCCGACGGCGATTACGACAGGCCCATCAGCAGCGCCGGCTCGCCCGAGCTGGCCGATCTGGCCGTTGACGTCGACGGCATGCGACGGAAGATCGCGGCCGAGCTGGCCGAGGTGCGCGAGGCCCGGGCCCAGATCGAATGGGTCAACGACCAGCTCAAGGTGCAGGCCGAGGAGCTCACCCGGTCCAACCGCGACCTCGAGCAGTTCGCCTACGTCGCCTCGCACGACCTGCAGGAGCCGCTGCGCAAGGTGGCCAGCTTCTGCCAGCTGTTGCAACGGCGGTACGCGGGGCAGCTCGACGAGCGCGCGGATCAGTACATCGCGTTCGCGGTCGACGGCGCCCAGCGGATGCAGCGGCTCATCAACGACCTGCTCGCGTTCTCGCGGATCGGCCGGCTCACGGCCGGGTTCACCGACGTGCCGCTCGACCGGGTGCTGACCGAGGTCAAGTCGCAGCTCGAGGTGCGGGCGGGTGACGACGCCGAGATCAGCTGGTCCGAGCTGCCCGTCGTCGAGGGCGAGGAGCCGCTGCTCACGACGCTGTTCGTCAACCTGATCGGCAACTCGCTCAAGTTCCGCCGGCCCGAGGTGCCGCCCGTGATCCGCATCAGCGCCGAACGCGACGGCGACGAATGGCGGATCAACGTACGCGACAACGGCATCGGCATCGAACGCGAGTTCGCCGACAAGGTCTTCGTGATCTTCCAGCGGTTGCACGCCCGGGACGCGTACGAGGGCACGGGAATCGGTCTGGCGATCGTCAAGAAGATCGTCGAATATCATGGCGGACGGATCTGGCTCGATCTCGACGCCGAGACCGGCACGTCGATCTGGTTCACCCTTCCGGTGGTGCCGGGCTTCTCGGCCGACGAGGAGTCCCCGGTGTCGCAGGAGACGAGAAAAGAGGTCACGGCATGA
- a CDS encoding PP2C family protein-serine/threonine phosphatase, translating to MTERSVAPRARSGTPVYQERLRVLLVEDDEGDAFLVRELLHEADAPFDLRVATSLREARGQLRGIHCVLLDLGLPDAEGIDGLRKLLAVAGSAAVCVLTGRSDEHLGVAAVAEGAQDYLVKGQVDGVLLTRSLRYAVERKRADENAQRLREIELRQAESARLERGLLPQPLMSTDRVAVHTFYRSGRAMGLLGGDFFDVVQVGDNKLQVIVGDVCGHGVDEAALGVELRVAWRALVLAGVPDEQILASLEQVLMSERRAREIFATVAALTIDLDTNRAVVRLAGHPPPVLLGDGGVGPVEARTGIVLGVSPRPTPATEVELPADDWSLLLYTDGLIEGHTGEGNERLDVTGLCSLLSEPAARTVPLPALPAWLVGRAEHANGGPLADDVAMLLISRGSGR from the coding sequence ATGACTGAGCGCTCGGTCGCGCCCCGCGCCCGGTCCGGCACGCCGGTCTACCAGGAGCGGCTGCGCGTCCTGCTCGTCGAGGACGACGAGGGCGACGCCTTCCTTGTGCGCGAGCTGCTGCACGAGGCCGACGCGCCGTTCGACCTGCGCGTGGCGACCAGCCTGCGCGAGGCCCGCGGCCAGCTGCGCGGCATCCACTGTGTGCTGCTCGACCTGGGCCTGCCCGACGCCGAGGGCATCGACGGGTTGCGCAAGCTGCTCGCGGTGGCCGGCAGCGCCGCCGTCTGCGTGCTCACCGGCCGGTCCGACGAGCACCTGGGCGTCGCCGCGGTGGCCGAGGGCGCACAGGACTACCTGGTCAAGGGCCAGGTCGACGGCGTGCTGCTGACCCGGTCGCTGCGCTACGCGGTCGAGCGCAAGCGGGCCGACGAGAACGCGCAGCGGCTGCGCGAGATCGAGCTGCGCCAGGCCGAGTCGGCCCGCCTCGAGCGTGGCCTGTTGCCCCAGCCCCTGATGTCCACCGATCGGGTGGCGGTGCACACGTTCTACCGCTCCGGCCGGGCGATGGGCCTGCTCGGCGGCGACTTCTTCGACGTCGTCCAGGTGGGCGACAACAAGCTGCAGGTGATCGTGGGCGACGTCTGCGGCCACGGCGTCGACGAGGCCGCGCTGGGCGTCGAGCTCCGGGTCGCCTGGCGCGCGCTGGTGCTGGCCGGCGTGCCCGACGAGCAGATCCTGGCCTCGCTCGAGCAGGTGCTGATGAGCGAGCGCCGGGCCCGGGAGATCTTCGCGACCGTCGCCGCGCTGACCATCGACCTCGACACCAACCGGGCCGTCGTCCGGCTGGCCGGCCACCCGCCCCCGGTGCTGCTGGGCGACGGCGGAGTCGGTCCGGTCGAGGCCCGCACCGGCATCGTGCTGGGGGTCAGCCCGCGGCCGACCCCCGCGACCGAGGTGGAGCTGCCCGCCGATGACTGGTCCCTGCTGCTGTACACCGACGGCTTGATCGAAGGGCACACCGGTGAGGGCAACGAACGGCTCGACGTGACCGGGCTGTGCTCCCTGCTCTCCGAGCCCGCCGCCCGTACGGTGCCATTGCCCGCGTTGCCGGCCTGGCTGGTCGGGCGGGCCGAGCACGCCAACGGCGGGCCGTTGGCCGACGACGTGGCCATGTTGCTGATCTCGCGGGGGAGCGGCCGATGA
- a CDS encoding M28 family peptidase, producing the protein MRAPAITDPARRGLAAAVAVVVLILAGVAGLETIRPPAARPASAPESEFSAGRAFQQVQAIARRPHPVGSPANDEVREHLLTTLRGLGLTPEVQDTVSIEGAGLSAGAGGAGLARVRNVIAQIPGTSSTGRVFLVAHYDSVQVGPGGNDDAAGTSTILETARALLAGPRPRNDVVLVLTDGEEACLCGAKAFVDQHPLARDGGVVLNIEARGSSGPAIMFETSAGNSGLIGAYAHAAKPVGTSFAVEIYRLLPNDTDFTPFRESGFAGMNAAYIDGAAVYHAPTDVPAAMNRDSLQHHGANTLAVTRELAGRDLAPLVGSDGGDATYFPVPGLLVRYPGALVRPLAILALVAVAALAWLARRRRLTGGRRLLKAGALTLVPIVVAPLLAQGLWFLLTEIRPPYAQLPIDPYRPGLYRVAVILLSAAVVLGWFALLRRRLGPAALAIAGLGWLAVLGIVLAAFVPGGSYLAAVPALAGALTGLFAVSTRGRLPIVAVTLGGVVATVILLPTVIMLFPALGMGLGAAGAFLTVLLGLALLPVIDLIHPRAGGQRGLEALRSRRRAALPALAAVVAALVCTVTGLAVDRFDAERPALTQLMYALDADNNTARWISEEPAVHDWTGQFVRGEPHRVDDTLPSFGPEQVRTGDAPAAALPAPALTVESDSRTGETRTLTVRLKPQRQARLVTLHVAAGTPVASATVGGRTMPPREPIDGAWGWGFVFHAPPPDGVEVTLTVRATGPVRFRAMDGSDGLTELPGFRPRPAAVGIVGSHTSELLAVAKTYTF; encoded by the coding sequence ATGCGTGCTCCCGCGATCACCGACCCGGCCCGCCGCGGCCTGGCCGCCGCCGTGGCCGTCGTGGTGCTGATCCTGGCCGGTGTCGCGGGCCTGGAAACGATCCGGCCGCCCGCAGCCCGGCCCGCCTCGGCCCCGGAGTCCGAGTTCAGCGCCGGGCGCGCGTTCCAGCAGGTGCAGGCGATCGCCCGGCGGCCGCATCCGGTCGGCAGCCCGGCCAACGACGAGGTGCGCGAGCATCTGCTGACCACGCTGCGCGGCCTCGGCCTGACCCCCGAGGTGCAGGACACAGTGTCGATCGAGGGGGCCGGGCTGTCGGCCGGCGCGGGCGGCGCCGGGCTGGCCCGGGTCCGCAACGTGATCGCCCAGATCCCCGGCACCTCCTCCACCGGGCGGGTCTTCCTGGTCGCGCACTACGACTCGGTGCAGGTCGGGCCGGGCGGCAACGACGACGCGGCGGGCACCTCGACGATCCTCGAGACGGCCCGGGCGCTGCTGGCCGGTCCGCGCCCGCGCAACGACGTCGTGCTGGTGCTGACCGACGGCGAGGAGGCCTGCCTCTGCGGCGCCAAGGCCTTCGTCGACCAGCACCCCCTGGCCCGCGACGGCGGCGTGGTGCTCAACATCGAGGCCCGGGGCTCCAGCGGCCCGGCCATCATGTTCGAGACCTCGGCCGGCAACAGCGGGCTGATCGGGGCCTACGCGCACGCCGCGAAACCGGTGGGCACGTCGTTCGCGGTCGAGATCTATCGGCTGCTGCCCAACGACACCGACTTCACCCCGTTCCGCGAGTCGGGCTTCGCCGGCATGAACGCGGCCTACATCGACGGCGCGGCGGTCTATCACGCGCCGACCGACGTGCCCGCCGCGATGAACCGCGACAGTCTGCAGCATCACGGGGCCAACACGCTGGCCGTGACGCGCGAGCTGGCCGGCCGCGACCTGGCCCCGCTGGTGGGCTCGGACGGCGGGGACGCCACCTACTTCCCCGTGCCCGGCCTGCTGGTGCGTTATCCCGGCGCGCTGGTCCGGCCGCTCGCGATCCTGGCCCTGGTCGCGGTGGCCGCGCTGGCCTGGCTGGCCCGCCGCCGCCGGCTGACCGGGGGCCGGCGCCTGCTCAAGGCGGGCGCGCTGACCCTGGTCCCGATCGTGGTGGCGCCGCTGCTGGCCCAGGGGCTCTGGTTCCTGCTGACCGAGATCCGTCCCCCGTACGCCCAGTTGCCGATCGACCCGTATCGTCCGGGCCTCTACCGCGTGGCCGTGATCCTGCTGTCCGCGGCCGTCGTGCTGGGCTGGTTCGCGCTGCTGCGCCGCCGCCTCGGCCCGGCCGCCCTGGCGATCGCCGGGCTGGGCTGGCTGGCCGTTCTCGGCATCGTGCTGGCCGCGTTCGTGCCCGGCGGCTCCTACCTGGCTGCCGTCCCCGCGCTGGCCGGCGCACTGACCGGTCTGTTCGCGGTCAGCACCAGAGGCCGGCTGCCGATCGTCGCGGTGACGCTGGGCGGCGTGGTGGCCACGGTCATCCTGCTGCCGACAGTGATCATGCTGTTCCCCGCGCTGGGCATGGGTCTCGGTGCGGCCGGAGCGTTCCTGACCGTGCTGCTCGGCCTGGCCCTGCTGCCGGTGATCGATCTGATCCACCCGCGGGCCGGTGGTCAGCGCGGCCTCGAGGCCCTGCGCAGCCGGCGCCGGGCCGCGCTGCCCGCCCTGGCCGCGGTCGTGGCCGCACTGGTCTGCACGGTCACGGGCCTGGCGGTCGACCGGTTCGACGCCGAGCGACCCGCCCTGACCCAGCTGATGTATGCGCTCGACGCCGACAACAACACCGCCCGCTGGATCAGCGAGGAGCCCGCGGTCCATGACTGGACCGGCCAGTTCGTGCGGGGCGAGCCGCACCGGGTCGACGACACGCTGCCGTCGTTCGGGCCCGAGCAGGTGCGCACCGGCGACGCCCCCGCGGCCGCTCTGCCCGCACCGGCGCTGACCGTCGAGTCGGACAGCCGTACGGGGGAAACCCGCACGCTCACGGTGCGACTGAAACCGCAGCGGCAAGCCCGCCTGGTCACCCTGCACGTGGCGGCCGGCACCCCGGTCGCCTCCGCGACCGTGGGCGGGCGGACGATGCCCCCGCGCGAACCCATCGACGGCGCCTGGGGCTGGGGTTTCGTCTTCCACGCCCCACCCCCCGACGGCGTCGAGGTCACGCTGACCGTGCGCGCCACCGGCCCGGTCAGGTTCCGCGCGATGGACGGCAGCGACGGCCTGACCGAGCTGCCCGGCTTCCGGCCCCGCCCGGCCGCGGTCGGCATCGTCGGCTCCCACACGAGCGAACTGCTCGCCGTGGCCAAGACCTACACGTTCTGA
- a CDS encoding Smr/MutS family protein, translating into MKLKLDLHDIFNKGQEIDRALRGIIDEAVQKKASTVEIIPGKGSGALKKKVLRFLDQKEIKQLYHRVEKDGDNWGRLFVHFRHNESTGRRGRGR; encoded by the coding sequence GTGAAACTCAAGCTCGACCTGCACGACATCTTCAACAAGGGGCAGGAGATCGACCGTGCGCTGCGCGGGATCATCGACGAGGCCGTGCAGAAGAAGGCCAGCACTGTCGAGATCATCCCGGGCAAGGGCAGCGGCGCCCTGAAGAAGAAGGTGCTGCGCTTCCTCGACCAGAAAGAGATCAAGCAGCTCTACCACCGGGTCGAGAAGGACGGCGACAACTGGGGCCGGCTCTTCGTGCACTTCCGCCACAACGAGTCCACCGGCCGCCGCGGCCGCGGCCGTTAG
- a CDS encoding tetratricopeptide repeat protein — MDLLEEYRRATFFFESGDPLGAAKLLEPIVEAEPHNAAVRQLLARAYFNSAQLGRAEAQLRELVERDPSDHYAHHVLGRTLERDGRFREALPHLRLAAAMKQHSDYEDALHRVEQWLGKAEDTP, encoded by the coding sequence GTGGATCTTCTCGAGGAGTACCGCAGGGCCACCTTCTTCTTCGAGTCCGGCGACCCTCTCGGGGCGGCCAAGCTGCTCGAGCCGATAGTCGAGGCCGAACCGCACAACGCGGCCGTGCGCCAGCTGCTGGCCCGGGCCTACTTCAACTCGGCCCAGCTGGGCCGGGCCGAGGCCCAGCTGCGCGAGCTGGTCGAGCGTGACCCGTCCGACCACTACGCGCATCACGTGCTCGGCCGCACACTGGAGCGGGACGGTCGCTTCCGCGAGGCGCTGCCCCACCTGCGGCTGGCCGCGGCGATGAAGCAGCATTCGGACTACGAGGACGCATTGCACCGGGTCGAGCAGTGGCTCGGCAAAGCAGAGGACACCCCGTGA
- a CDS encoding response regulator transcription factor: MTMANSDPSTDLRRPDGGPVRVLVVDDEPTLAELLSMALRYEGWDVRSAGDGQTAVRTARDFRPDAVVLDMMLPDIDGLEVLRRLRGETPEVPVLFLTAKDSVEDRITGLTAGGDDYVTKPFSLEEVVARLRGLMRRMGHSPMRTDSQLIVGDLSLDEDSHEVRRGGDLVTLTATEFELLRYLMRNPRRVLSKSQILDRVWNYDFGGQANVVELYISYLRKKIDAGRAPMIHTMRGAGYVLKPAD; the protein is encoded by the coding sequence ATGACGATGGCGAACTCAGATCCCAGCACCGACCTGCGCCGGCCCGACGGGGGTCCCGTCCGGGTCCTCGTGGTCGACGACGAGCCGACGCTGGCTGAGCTGCTCAGCATGGCGCTGCGCTACGAGGGCTGGGACGTGAGGAGCGCGGGCGACGGGCAGACCGCCGTGCGCACCGCCCGCGACTTCCGCCCCGACGCCGTCGTCCTCGACATGATGCTGCCCGACATCGACGGGCTCGAGGTGCTGCGCCGGCTGCGGGGCGAGACGCCGGAGGTGCCGGTGCTGTTCCTGACGGCCAAGGACTCGGTGGAGGACCGGATCACCGGCCTGACCGCGGGCGGCGACGACTACGTGACCAAGCCGTTCAGCCTGGAGGAGGTCGTGGCCCGGCTGCGCGGCCTGATGCGCCGGATGGGTCACTCCCCCATGCGCACCGACTCGCAGCTGATCGTGGGCGACCTGAGCCTCGACGAGGACAGCCACGAGGTGCGCCGCGGCGGTGACCTGGTCACGCTGACCGCCACCGAGTTCGAGTTGCTGCGCTACCTCATGCGCAACCCGCGCCGGGTGCTGAGCAAGAGCCAGATCCTCGACCGGGTGTGGAACTACGACTTCGGTGGGCAGGCCAACGTGGTCGAGCTCTACATCTCGTACCTGCGCAAAAAGATCGACGCCGGCCGTGCGCCGATGATCCACACGATGCGCGGGGCGGGTTATGTCCTCAAGCCCGCCGACTGA